The Bos mutus isolate GX-2022 chromosome 12, NWIPB_WYAK_1.1, whole genome shotgun sequence genome includes a window with the following:
- the FBXL3 gene encoding F-box/LRR-repeat protein 3: MKRGGGRDSGHDSSEEGIAEKSKRLRTASEHSQTCDWGNLLQDIVLQVFKYLPLLDRAHASQVCRNWNQVFHMPDLWRCFEFELNQPATSYLKATHPELIKQIIKRHSNHLQYVSFKVDSSKESAEAACDILSQLVNCSLKTLGLISTARPSFMDLPKSHFISALTVVFVNSKSLSSLKIDDTPVDDPSLKVLVANNSDTLKLLKMSSCPHVSPAGILCVADQCHGLRELALNYHLLSDELLLALSSEKHVRLEHLRIDVVSENPGQTHFHTIQKSSWDAFIRHSPKVNLVMYFFLYEEEFDPFFRYEIPATHLYFGRSVSKDVLGRVGMTCPRLVELVVCANGLRPLDEELIRIAERCKNLSAIGLGECEVSCSAFVEFVKMCGGRLSQLSIMEEVLIPDQKYSLEQIHWEVSKHLGRVWFPDMMPTW; this comes from the exons aTGAaacgaggaggaggaagagatagTGGCCATGATTCATCAGAAGAAGGTATTGCCGAGAAATCCAAGAGACTGCGGACTGCAAGTGAGCATTCTCAGACTTGTGATTGGGGTAATCTCCTTCAGGACATTGTTCTCCAAGTATTTAAGTATTTGCCTCTTCTTGACCGGGCTCATGCTTCACAAGTTTGCCGCAACTGGAACCAGGTATTTCACATGCCTGACTTGTGGAGATGTTTTGAATTTGAACTGAATCAGCCAGCTACATCTTATTTGAAAGCTACACATCCAGAGCTGATCAAACAGATTATTAAAAGACATTCAAATCATCTACAATACGTCAGCTTCAAG GTGGACAGCAGCAAAGAATCAGCTGAAGCAGCTTGTGATATATTATCACAACTTGTGAACTGCTCTTTAAAAACACTTGGACTTATTTCAACTGCTCGGCCAAGCTTTATGGATTTACCAAAG tcTCACTTTATCTCTGCACTGACGGTTGTGTTTGTAAACTCCAAATCCTTGTCCTCGCTGAAGATAGACGACACGCCGGTAGATGACCCCTCGCTCAAAGTCCTCGTGGCCAACAACAGCGATACGCTCAAGCTGCTGAAGATGAGCAGCTGCCCTCATGTCTCTCCAGCAG GTATCCTGTGTGTGGCTGATCAGTGTCATGGCTTACGTGAACTGGCCCTGAATTACCACTTGTTAAGTGATGAATTACTGCTTGCTTTATCTTCTGAAAAACATGTTCGATTAGAACATTTGCGCATTGATGTAGTCAGTGAGAATCCGGGACAGACTCACTTCCATACCATTCAGAAGAGCAGCTGGGATGCTTTCATCAGACATTCACCCAAAGTGAACTTggtgatgtatttttttttatatgaagaGGAATTTGATCCATTCTTTCGGTATGAAATACCTGCCACCCATCTTTACTTTGGGAGATCAGTAAGCAAAGATGTGCTTGGGCGTGTGGGAATGACATGCCCTAGACTAGTTGAACTGGTAGTGTGTGCTAATGGATTACGGCCGCTTGATGAAGAGTTAATTCGCATTGCAGAACGCTGTAAAAATTTGTCAGCTATTGGACTAGGGGAATGTGAAGTCTCATGTAGTGCCTTTGTTGAGTTTGTGAAGATGTGTGGTGGCCGCCTGTCACAATTATCCATTATGGAAGAAGTATTAATTCCTGACCAAAAGTATAGTTTGGAGCAGATTCACTGGGAAGTGTCTAAGCATCTTGGCAGAGTGTGGTTTCCAGACATGATGCCCACTTGGTAA